AGGCGTCCCACCAGCGGTCCGGGTGGGTCTGCGTGCCCTCTGGGTGCGGCGCCCGGCCGGTGCGCAGCACCTCGCCGGTGTCGGCGTCGCACACCACGACCTTGGTCGACTGGGTCGAGGAGTCCACCCCGGCCACCAGCGTGGTGCTCATCTCGGTTCTCCCGCCGTGCCGCCCCCTGTGGCCAGCGCCTCCAGCGTCGCCCGGGCGCCCCGGGTGTGCAACGCGTCCAGGGCAGCGGTGTAGGCGGCCGTGAAGCGCTCGTCGTCGGCCAGCCCGCCGAAGAGGTCTCGGTCGCGGATGAAGGCGAGCGGGTCGTCCTTCTGCCGCGCGGCCGCCGCCATGACCCGGTCCTTGAGGCGGTCGACGACCTCGATCGGCTCGCCGTTCTCGTCGACGCCCTCGGCGTAGCGGGCCCACGAGGCCACGACGAGCGCCGACCGCTCGATCTCGCCCCCGCTGCTGAGGTTCTCGCGGATCACGGGCCCGAGCCACTTGGGGATGCGGTCCGAGCTCTCGGCGCAGAGCCTGGCGAGGGTGTCGCGGATCTCGGGGTTCGCGAAGCGGCCGATGAGCTCGCGGCGGTAGCCGTCGAGGTCGACTCCCGGCACCGCGGGCAGCGTCGGAGACCCCTCCCGCTCCATGTAGGCGAGGAGGAAGTCGGCGAAGAGCGGGTCCTGGCAGACCTCGTGGGCGTAGCGGTAGCCCGACAGGTGGCCGAGGTAGCACAGCGCCTGGTGGCTGGCGTTGAGCAGCCGCAGCTTCATCAGCTCGTAGGGGACGACGTCGCCCACCATCTGCACGCCGGCGGCCTCGAAGGGCGGTCGGCCCTGGCCGAAGTGGTCCTCGAGCACCCACTGGGCGAACGGCTCGCACACCACGGGCCAGCCGTCCTCGACGCCGAACTCCTCGGTCAGCCGGGCGATGTCCTCGGGCGACGTCACCGGCGTGATGCGGTCGACCATGCAGTTGGGGAAGGCGACCTCGGCCTCCATCCAGTCGGCGAGACCCCGGTCCTTGAGACGGGCGAAGGCGCAGATCATGCGCTTGGCGACGTCGCCGTTGTCGGGCAGGTTGTCGCACGACATCACCGTGAACGGCGCCTCCCCCCGGTCACGCCGTCGGGCCAGCGCGGCACTGATGTAGCCGAAAACCGTCGAGGGAGCGGCGCCCTCGGCGAGGTCAGCCTGGATGGAGGGGTCGGAGACGTCGAACTCGCCGGTCACCTGGTTGACGA
This Knoellia sp. p5-6-4 DNA region includes the following protein-coding sequences:
- a CDS encoding mannitol dehydrogenase family protein; amino-acid sequence: MGAMRLSNSTLGDLDARVARPAYDRSQVTASIVHFGVGGFHRAHEAMYLDRLMNDGKALEWGICGVGALPHDRRIIDTLRSQDGLYTLVVKHPDGRREPRVIGSVVETMFAPDDPEAVVARLADPVTRIVSLTITEGGYLVNQVTGEFDVSDPSIQADLAEGAAPSTVFGYISAALARRRDRGEAPFTVMSCDNLPDNGDVAKRMICAFARLKDRGLADWMEAEVAFPNCMVDRITPVTSPEDIARLTEEFGVEDGWPVVCEPFAQWVLEDHFGQGRPPFEAAGVQMVGDVVPYELMKLRLLNASHQALCYLGHLSGYRYAHEVCQDPLFADFLLAYMEREGSPTLPAVPGVDLDGYRRELIGRFANPEIRDTLARLCAESSDRIPKWLGPVIRENLSSGGEIERSALVVASWARYAEGVDENGEPIEVVDRLKDRVMAAAARQKDDPLAFIRDRDLFGGLADDERFTAAYTAALDALHTRGARATLEALATGGGTAGEPR